In Bradyrhizobium guangdongense, the sequence AGGCCCTTCGACCGTTGCTCGAAGCAATCGCCGACGGCGACGCGCAACGGCTGGGATGGCGTGCCGACTATCAACTGCCCGGCGCATCGCCATCGAGCACAGCGCATACGCATTAGAGTGCGCAACAAGCGTGCGACGAATCATCCTCGCTCGCACTGCAGTTTCATCTCCTCGTCACGGAACTTGGTGCAACGAAACGCATCGCTAATAATTCCTCATCACGCGACGCGTGCAAGTTCCAGCACGGAACAAGCGGTCTCTCGCAGTGTGCTGAAAATACTTGCAGTTCGTTCGGCGAAAAGCCGTCGTTCTCTACATCTTTAGCCTTCTTTCTAACGTCACTGAGAAACTCTGCCGCTATCCAAAGAACAACAGCGGGCATCACCAGAGAAAATCATGACGACGACTATCACCAGCACCAATCAGACTGTCCTTTCGGCAAGCGCGTTCACGAGTTCCATCGGCGTCAACACTCACGTGTCTTATGCGTGGGGCGGCTACAACAATCTCGCACTCGTCGAAGCAGATCTGAAATATCTCGGCGTCACTTCGCTTCGTGATGGTTTGACGAATATCCCGGCGGCGCAGCCGGTGCTCGACGGTCTGGCAAGCGCGGGCTACAAGTTCGATCTCGGCGTTTCATCGTCGATCCCGGCGTCGGGGGCAGCGGGCTTGCAGCAATACATCGACGCGCTCGACGCTTTCCAGGCGAAACACCCGGGCAGCATCATCGCGCTGGAGGGCCTGAACGAGGTCAACCTCCAGGCGTTCAGCTACAACGGCAGCTCGACGATCGAGGCCGCCGCGCAATTTCAGCAAGCGTACTACGCCGCGATCAAGGCCGATGCATCGCTCGCCAAACTTCCCGTCTACAACCTCACCCTCGGCTACACCGATCCCGCCGACTTCGCGAAGCTTGGCAATCTCGGCGCATACTCGGATTACGCCAACTCGCACGCTTACGTCAGCACCGGCACCACGCCGGCGGCCGCTCTGTCCTCGGCTCTCAACCTCGCGAGCTCCGTGTCACCAGGCGATCCTTCGGTCATCACCGAGACCGGCTACACGACGCTGAGCACCACGCCGTTCCTCGGCGTCAACGAGGCGGTTCAGGCCAAGTCCATCCTCAACACGGTGATGGACGCCTTCAAGGACGGCGTCGGCACGACCTATCTCTACGAGCTGCTCGATCGCAACTCGTCCAGCAGCGACACCAATGCGCAAAGCCATTTCGGGCTGTTCTACGACGACGGCACGCCCAAACTCGCCGCCACCGCCGTCCACAACCTGACGACGATCCTCAACGACGACGGAAAAGGCAGCGGCCAGCCGACGAGCCCGCTGAACTATACGCTCAGCAACATGCCGGACTCCGGCAACAGCATGGTGCTCGGCAAGAGCAATGGTGCCTATGATCTCGTCGTCTGGGCCGAACCGAAGGTCTGGGATCCGACGACGAACTCGGAAATCAGCAATCCGAGCCAGACCGTCACGGTCCAACTCGACGCCGTACATCAGTCGATCAAGGTCTACGATCCGACCGGTGGAACCGACCCGATCGCGACCTACAGCAATGTCAGCTCGTTCACGATTCCGGTGAGCGATCACCCGGTCATCATCGAGATCGACGGCGTCGCCCGGGCGTCCTCGGGGGGGACCCAGGCCGCCGACGTCACCGGCACCGCCGCGCAGATCGTCGCGGAGCTCGCCGACCTCTCCGCCTCGACCACCCTGCAGTCGATCACGCTGACCGATACGCATGTGCTCCCTGTCGCCTCCACATCGACGATGAGCTACATCATCTCGCATTATGGCAACGCCCTTGCCGCGATTCAGGGCGGCTACTCCTTCTCCGTCACCACCTCGACGACGAGCTGGAGCGAGACCAAGTTCTTCAATGCGTCCGGCACGCTGACAGGGACGCAGACCTCCAACTTCAGCAACGGCGTCATCACCAGCAAGTCGCTCGTCAACGTCGACTCGAGCAGCGACACGATCCTGTACTCGAACGGCGTGAAGACGCAGGAAGTGATCGTCAGCGCAAACGGCGCGAAGCAGACCATCAACTACAATTCGGACGGCAGCATCTCCAGCGAGACGGTTGTCGGCTCCGACAAGTCGGTCACGACCACGGTTTATGCGAACGGCCTGAAGTCCAAGGTCTATCTGACCAATGCCGACGGCACGCATACCAACACGTTCTACGGCATCACCGGGCAGGCCTACACGACCCAGATCCAGACCGCCAAGGCCGATGGAACGATGACTTCCATCACCCAACTGCACGCAGACGGCACGACGCAGTACACCAAGATCCTCAACGCCGACGGCAGCACAACCACCGACCTCTACAACAGCGCCGGCCAGAAGACGTCGGAAGTGCGCAACTATACCGACGGCTCGAGCCTGACCACGAACTACGACACCACCGTCAAGGTGGCGCAGACCGTGGCAAAGGTCGGCGGTGCCAGCACGACGACGAACTACACCGCTGGCGTGCTGGCTTCGATCTACATCACCAGCGCCGACGGGACCAAGGAAAGCAAGCTGTTCACCGCCGGCGTGATCAGCAGCGATTTCGTCCAGAAGACCGACGGATCATCCTCGACGACGGTCTATGCAAGCGGCGTAAAATCCAAGGTGTATGTCACCAACGCCGACGGCACCCACACCAACACGTTCTACAACATCACCGGCCAGGCCTACACGACGCAGATCCAGACCACCAAGGCGGACGGAACGGTGACCGCCCTCACCAACCTGCATGCCGACGGCACGACACAGTATACCAAGGTCACGAACGCCGACGGCAGCACCACCACAGGCCTCTACAACAGCGCCGGCCAGAGAATCACCGTCGTTCAGAACTACACGGACGGTTCGAGCCTCACCACCACCTACAACACATCAGGGGTCGCAACGCAGACGGTTGCCAAGGCTGCCAACGGCGACGCCACCACGACGAACCTCAGCGCGGGTGTTCCGACCTCGATCTACATCATCAACGCCGACGGCAGCAAGGAAACCAAGCTGTACGCAGCCGGCCTCATCACGACCGATCTCGTTCAAAAAACTGATGGATCGTCATCGATGACGGTCTTCGCAAGCGGCGTGAAATCGAAGGTGTATGTCACCCACACCGATGGCACCCACACCAACACCTTCTACAACATCACCGGCCAGCCCTACACGACGCAGATCCAGACCACCAAGGCTGACGGAACGATCACGGCCTTCACCAACCTGCATGCCGACGGCACGACGCAATACACCAAGGTCCTGAACGCGGACGGCAGCACCACCACCGGCCAGTACGACAGCACGGGCCACAAGACGACGGAGATCGTCAACTACGCCAACGGCTCCACGCTGATCTCCACCTACAATGCGGCGGGCAGCGTCACGCAGACCGTGGCGAAGGCCGGCGGCGACTCCACGACCACGAACTTCAGCAGCGGCGTGAAGACATCGGTCTACATCACGCATGCCGACGGCTCCAAGGAGACCGACCTCTACACGACCGGTCACCTCACCAGCACGCTGATCCAGAAGACGGACGGCTCGTCGTCGACCACGGTCTACAGCAACGACATCAAGACCGCGACCTACGACACGCATGCCGACGGCACGCATACCAATACGTTCTTCAACGTCACCGGCAAGGCCTACACGACCGAGATCCAGCAGATCAAGGCGGACGGCAGCGTCACGTCGATCACCGATCTGCACGCCGACGGCAGCCTGCAATACAGCAAGGTGGTCAATTCGGACGGCAGCGTCACCACCGATCTGTATGACTCGACCGGGCACAAGACGACGGAGGTCCAGAACTATGCCAATGGCTCGAGCCTGACGTCTACCTACGACACGACCGGCAGCGTGACCCAGACGGTGGCCAAGGCCAGCGGCAACACCACGACGACCAACTACAGCAGCGGCGTCAAGACGTCGGTCTACATCAACAATGCCGACGGCTCGAAGGACACCCAGACGTATTCGAGCGGCAAGATCGCCAGCGACTTCGCCCAGCACACCGACGGCTCGTCCTCGACGACGGTCTACGCCGACGGCGTCAAGACCAAGATGTACGTCACCAATGCCGACGGGTCGCACGACAACTTCTACTTCAACGCCACAAGCACCGAGCACGACTTCTACACCACCGCCGGAAACCTGGCCTCCGTCGACATCCTGAACGCGGACGGCACGCACAATGCGTCGGCCAAGGTCGCTGGCATCACGCTCGCCGGCGGCGCCGGCAACGACGTCTTCGCGGTGGCCGGCGCCGGCTCGACCACGATCTCCTTCGGCGGCGGCAACGACACGGTGAACGGCTTCCATGCCGGATCCGCGGCGGGCTACGACACGGTCGCGATCTCGAAGCTGATGGCCACGGACTACAGTCACCTCCAGATCAGCCAGTCCGGAGCCGACACCCTGGTCCACGTCACGGCGAGCGACTCGATCCTGCTGAAGAACGTCGTCGCCGCGAACCTGACCAGCAACGACTTCGCGTTCGTCTGACCGACCCCCGAATGCGTGCGGCGGAGCGCAGCCTCGCCGCACGCATCGGTGTGATCCGCGCCTGCCGCACAATCCACGCGCTCGCACTACGTCCCCTCGCCGCGCCAACATTTGCCTCGACCATCATCATCGCGCCTAAAAACTAGGATTTGACCGATCGCTGGAGTGATCGGTAAAATCGGGAACCAGCGCGGCATTGAGGCGACATTGACTGACATCGAGGGTGCACGATCTCCCAAAGGCGGGATCGTACCGGGAATTCAATATCTGCGCGGGTTTGCAGCCATTCTGGTCGTGATCTGGCACGTCAACTGGCTGGTCAGCCTTCCACCTTCTTATGGCGAGAGCCCGTTCCTGCTCGCCGAAACCGGCCTGTTCGGCGTCGCGATCTTCTTCGTCATCAGCGGCTTCATCATCACGATTGTTTCATTCGGCCCGATCCGCAGCACGCGCACGGAATTCTTTCTCCGCCGTTTCGTGCGCATCATTCCCTTCATGTGGGTATGCGTGATCGGTTACAACCTGTTGTCGCTCGCCGGCACCGCCAAAGCCGACCCCATGCTTGCGCTGAGAGCCATGGTGCTGTGGCCGATCGGGGAACTGAGGCCCTACGTCGTGTGGACGCTCAGGCACGAGTTCATCTTCTACATCCTGTTCGCCTTGACGATGTTACGGCCGCGCCCGCTGCTGCCGCTGCTGGTGGCCTGGTTCCTTGCGCCGCTGACCTGGTACACGGCGGCGCGCCTGCTGGCGTGGCCGGAACTGCTGCATCCGGACAATACCGGCCTCGCGCTCGCCACCGTGGTGGGTTACGGCAACATCATGATGCCCAACCTCCAGTTCGGCATGGGCTTCGCGCTGGGCCTGCTGTGGCTGAAGGGTCATCCCCTGGTCCGCAGCCGCTATCCGGGAGCATTCCTGCTCACAATCGCCGCCGCCATCCTGGCGACCGCCATTGTCGGGGCAACCCTTTCGGAAGACAACGGGCTTCGGGCCGTGTGGTGGACCCTGTTCGCGACGCTGGTGGTGTGGCTCGGCATCGCCTCGACCGAACGCCCGGGACCGCTGCATTCCCTCGGCATGTTGCTGGGTGATGCCTCCTACGCGATCTATCTCACTCACGCC encodes:
- a CDS encoding beta strand repeat-containing protein — translated: MTTTITSTNQTVLSASAFTSSIGVNTHVSYAWGGYNNLALVEADLKYLGVTSLRDGLTNIPAAQPVLDGLASAGYKFDLGVSSSIPASGAAGLQQYIDALDAFQAKHPGSIIALEGLNEVNLQAFSYNGSSTIEAAAQFQQAYYAAIKADASLAKLPVYNLTLGYTDPADFAKLGNLGAYSDYANSHAYVSTGTTPAAALSSALNLASSVSPGDPSVITETGYTTLSTTPFLGVNEAVQAKSILNTVMDAFKDGVGTTYLYELLDRNSSSSDTNAQSHFGLFYDDGTPKLAATAVHNLTTILNDDGKGSGQPTSPLNYTLSNMPDSGNSMVLGKSNGAYDLVVWAEPKVWDPTTNSEISNPSQTVTVQLDAVHQSIKVYDPTGGTDPIATYSNVSSFTIPVSDHPVIIEIDGVARASSGGTQAADVTGTAAQIVAELADLSASTTLQSITLTDTHVLPVASTSTMSYIISHYGNALAAIQGGYSFSVTTSTTSWSETKFFNASGTLTGTQTSNFSNGVITSKSLVNVDSSSDTILYSNGVKTQEVIVSANGAKQTINYNSDGSISSETVVGSDKSVTTTVYANGLKSKVYLTNADGTHTNTFYGITGQAYTTQIQTAKADGTMTSITQLHADGTTQYTKILNADGSTTTDLYNSAGQKTSEVRNYTDGSSLTTNYDTTVKVAQTVAKVGGASTTTNYTAGVLASIYITSADGTKESKLFTAGVISSDFVQKTDGSSSTTVYASGVKSKVYVTNADGTHTNTFYNITGQAYTTQIQTTKADGTVTALTNLHADGTTQYTKVTNADGSTTTGLYNSAGQRITVVQNYTDGSSLTTTYNTSGVATQTVAKAANGDATTTNLSAGVPTSIYIINADGSKETKLYAAGLITTDLVQKTDGSSSMTVFASGVKSKVYVTHTDGTHTNTFYNITGQPYTTQIQTTKADGTITAFTNLHADGTTQYTKVLNADGSTTTGQYDSTGHKTTEIVNYANGSTLISTYNAAGSVTQTVAKAGGDSTTTNFSSGVKTSVYITHADGSKETDLYTTGHLTSTLIQKTDGSSSTTVYSNDIKTATYDTHADGTHTNTFFNVTGKAYTTEIQQIKADGSVTSITDLHADGSLQYSKVVNSDGSVTTDLYDSTGHKTTEVQNYANGSSLTSTYDTTGSVTQTVAKASGNTTTTNYSSGVKTSVYINNADGSKDTQTYSSGKIASDFAQHTDGSSSTTVYADGVKTKMYVTNADGSHDNFYFNATSTEHDFYTTAGNLASVDILNADGTHNASAKVAGITLAGGAGNDVFAVAGAGSTTISFGGGNDTVNGFHAGSAAGYDTVAISKLMATDYSHLQISQSGADTLVHVTASDSILLKNVVAANLTSNDFAFV
- a CDS encoding acyltransferase family protein → MTDIEGARSPKGGIVPGIQYLRGFAAILVVIWHVNWLVSLPPSYGESPFLLAETGLFGVAIFFVISGFIITIVSFGPIRSTRTEFFLRRFVRIIPFMWVCVIGYNLLSLAGTAKADPMLALRAMVLWPIGELRPYVVWTLRHEFIFYILFALTMLRPRPLLPLLVAWFLAPLTWYTAARLLAWPELLHPDNTGLALATVVGYGNIMMPNLQFGMGFALGLLWLKGHPLVRSRYPGAFLLTIAAAILATAIVGATLSEDNGLRAVWWTLFATLVVWLGIASTERPGPLHSLGMLLGDASYAIYLTHAAAAIVLIQISARLHNPLPSALFVILAVVGSVLAGILIHWYVERPLIGYCRRLGRRSVVA